A window from Chryseobacterium vaccae encodes these proteins:
- the gcvT gene encoding glycine cleavage system aminomethyltransferase GcvT, with protein METVKIKKTAFNATHHLLGAKMVDFAGYEMPVQYRGINHEHEIVRNNVGVFDVSHMGEILIQGKEALSLIQKITSNDAAKLFPGKVQYSCMPNDTGGIIDDLLVYMISKDDYLLVVNASNIKKDLNWIHGQNSFDAQVSNISDSISLSAVQGPKAEKVLQKLTDISLKDMEYYTFTIGELARVPNALVSSTGYTGAGGFEIYMENKYAAHVWGALFEAGKEEGIEPIGLGARDTLRLEMGYCLYGNDIDDYTSPLEAGLGWITKFNKDFVHSGFLKIQKEKGVSKKLVGFEMADKGIPRHGYEIWNESHEIIGTVTSGTMSPTLKKAIGMGYISVENSAAGNEIFINIRNKPTKAIIVALPFINVK; from the coding sequence ATGGAAACAGTAAAAATTAAGAAAACAGCATTTAATGCAACGCATCATCTGCTTGGAGCAAAAATGGTCGATTTTGCAGGCTATGAAATGCCTGTTCAATACAGGGGTATAAACCATGAACATGAAATTGTAAGAAATAATGTGGGAGTATTTGATGTCTCTCATATGGGGGAAATTCTGATACAGGGAAAAGAAGCCTTGTCATTAATCCAGAAAATTACTTCCAATGATGCAGCAAAACTTTTTCCGGGAAAAGTACAGTACAGTTGTATGCCTAATGATACCGGAGGAATAATTGATGATCTTTTAGTATATATGATCAGTAAGGATGACTACTTATTGGTCGTTAATGCATCAAATATAAAAAAAGACCTGAACTGGATTCATGGACAGAATTCCTTTGATGCACAAGTTAGCAATATTTCAGATTCTATTTCATTATCGGCGGTTCAGGGACCAAAAGCAGAGAAGGTTTTACAAAAATTGACAGATATCAGTTTAAAAGACATGGAATATTATACCTTTACCATCGGTGAACTGGCTCGTGTTCCTAATGCTTTAGTATCTTCCACAGGATATACAGGGGCAGGAGGATTTGAAATATACATGGAAAATAAATATGCTGCCCATGTATGGGGAGCTCTTTTTGAAGCTGGAAAAGAAGAAGGAATAGAACCTATAGGTTTAGGAGCCAGAGATACATTACGTTTGGAAATGGGCTACTGTTTGTATGGGAATGATATTGATGATTATACTTCTCCTTTAGAAGCTGGACTAGGCTGGATTACTAAATTTAATAAAGACTTTGTTCATAGTGGATTTTTAAAAATCCAAAAAGAAAAAGGAGTATCCAAAAAGTTGGTAGGGTTTGAAATGGCTGATAAAGGAATTCCTCGTCATGGCTACGAAATTTGGAATGAGAGCCATGAGATCATAGGAACAGTTACTTCCGGAACAATGTCACCAACCCTTAAGAAAGCAATTGGGATGGGATACATCTCCGTTGAAAATTCAGCTGCAGGAAATGAAATTTTTATTAATATTAGAAATAAACCGACTAAAGCAATAATAGTGGCTCTTCCTTTTATTAATGTAAAATAG
- the gcvH gene encoding glycine cleavage system protein GcvH gives MEIPKNLLYTEDHEWVKIENDIAYIGITDFAQRELGDIVYVEIETLGENLQQHAIFGTVEAVKTVSDLFLPLAGEVLEINPKLESNPEFVNSDPYGEGWMIKIKINNMSDSEGLLKAESYVSLIGL, from the coding sequence ATGGAAATTCCTAAAAACCTTTTGTATACTGAAGACCATGAATGGGTGAAAATAGAAAATGATATTGCATATATTGGAATAACTGATTTTGCACAACGTGAATTGGGGGATATTGTATATGTTGAAATTGAAACTCTTGGAGAGAATTTACAACAACATGCTATATTTGGGACAGTTGAAGCAGTGAAAACAGTATCAGATCTTTTTTTGCCGCTCGCAGGTGAAGTACTAGAAATCAATCCGAAATTGGAATCAAATCCTGAATTTGTAAATTCTGACCCTTATGGAGAGGGATGGATGATTAAAATAAAGATTAATAATATGTCTGATTCAGAGGGACTCTTGAAAGCTGAATCATATGTTTCCTTAATTGGTTTATAA
- the pckA gene encoding phosphoenolpyruvate carboxykinase (ATP), with translation MNHLESLKEIGILYSKEIFWNLSEAQLISQTLRKGQGITTESGALACDTGEFTGRSPKDKYVVLDENTQNSIWWGEVNHPFLPEDFDRLYNRVVAHLSESEIYVKDVYACAKPEYRLNIRVITENPWQSLFANNLFLRLNEKELEVFKHEWLILAVPSFKAVPETDKTRQHNFTIINFTKKIILIGGSAYTGEIKKGIFTVLNYILPHEKQVLSMHCSANVGQDGDTSVFFGLSGTGKTTLSADPARKLIGDDEHGWDNDNVFNFEGGCYAKCVNLSQEKEPQIFAAIRPGTLLENVRFFEGTDIVNYDDTSVTENTRAAYPIDFIDNAIHPSVGGIPNNIFFLTCDAFGVLPPISKLTTGQAMYHFISGYTAKVAGTEDGITEPQTTFSACFGKPFLPLHPTKYAELLGKKLNENNVNVWLINTGWSGGSYGVGERIKLSYTRAMITAALENKFENVSFISDAVFGLQMPVQCEGVPSEILNPKNTWADPSQYDKKALHLANQFTENFKEFESFASNKIIEGGPIQKKIN, from the coding sequence ATGAATCATTTGGAAAGTTTAAAGGAAATCGGAATTTTATACTCAAAAGAGATCTTTTGGAATCTATCAGAAGCCCAGTTAATTTCGCAAACCTTAAGAAAAGGGCAGGGTATTACAACAGAATCAGGGGCACTGGCTTGTGATACTGGTGAGTTTACGGGGCGTTCCCCAAAAGATAAATATGTAGTCTTAGATGAAAATACCCAAAACTCGATTTGGTGGGGAGAAGTAAATCATCCGTTTTTGCCTGAAGATTTCGACCGATTATATAATCGTGTAGTTGCTCATCTTTCAGAAAGTGAAATTTATGTTAAAGATGTTTATGCTTGTGCAAAACCTGAATATCGTTTAAATATCAGGGTTATTACTGAAAATCCATGGCAAAGCTTATTTGCCAACAACTTATTTTTAAGGCTTAATGAAAAAGAGCTTGAAGTATTTAAACACGAATGGCTCATCCTTGCAGTACCAAGTTTCAAAGCTGTTCCTGAAACTGATAAAACCCGTCAGCATAATTTTACGATTATCAATTTCACAAAAAAAATCATTCTTATCGGAGGAAGTGCATACACCGGTGAAATTAAAAAAGGCATTTTTACGGTATTGAATTATATTCTTCCACATGAGAAACAAGTCTTATCAATGCACTGTTCAGCCAATGTTGGCCAGGATGGAGATACCTCTGTGTTTTTTGGACTTTCCGGAACAGGAAAAACGACACTTTCAGCAGATCCGGCCAGAAAATTAATAGGAGATGATGAGCATGGATGGGATAACGACAATGTTTTTAATTTTGAAGGGGGATGTTATGCTAAATGTGTGAATTTAAGTCAAGAGAAAGAACCTCAGATTTTCGCTGCGATTCGTCCAGGTACTTTGCTTGAAAATGTACGGTTTTTTGAGGGAACAGACATTGTTAATTATGATGATACTTCTGTCACTGAAAACACCAGAGCTGCTTATCCGATCGACTTTATTGATAATGCAATCCATCCTTCTGTTGGAGGTATTCCCAATAATATTTTCTTTTTGACCTGTGATGCTTTTGGTGTACTGCCTCCGATTTCAAAACTAACAACTGGGCAGGCGATGTATCATTTTATTTCGGGATATACGGCAAAAGTAGCCGGAACCGAAGATGGAATTACTGAACCACAGACCACATTTTCAGCATGCTTCGGAAAACCTTTTCTTCCCCTTCATCCTACAAAATACGCTGAACTTTTAGGGAAAAAGCTGAATGAAAATAATGTAAACGTTTGGTTGATTAATACAGGTTGGTCAGGAGGCTCTTACGGAGTAGGAGAACGTATAAAACTGTCTTACACGAGAGCTATGATTACTGCTGCATTAGAAAACAAATTCGAAAATGTAAGTTTTATAAGTGATGCTGTTTTTGGTCTTCAAATGCCTGTACAGTGTGAAGGTGTTCCTTCTGAAATCCTGAATCCTAAAAATACTTGGGCAGACCCATCTCAATATGATAAAAAAGCCCTACATCTAGCTAATCAATTTACGGAGAACTTTAAAGAGTTTGAATCTTTTGCCAGTAATAAAATTATAGAAGGGGGGCCTATTCAAAAAAAAATCAATTAA
- a CDS encoding YoaK family protein: MFRHRGKNRTYFHNLKLASLLSFVAGTVNIVGVLSIKVLTTNITGHFAFFSEEVVLKDYYAAVVYLLFIACFLLGAFCSSLLVEFVSGFRKIRSHLIPLLIEIFILCFIGLSADLKIAISPNTIACLLLFAMGLQNSLVTRVSQSVVRTTHLTGIFTDLGIEMSKLFFYRKGIVYNHLKKSIMLKIVIVLCFFSGGVTGGFIYEAFRLNTLLFSVGVLFFVIWYDRILYRYYVLKRKLR, from the coding sequence ATGTTTAGACATAGAGGAAAAAACAGAACTTATTTTCATAATCTTAAATTAGCATCACTTCTTTCATTTGTTGCAGGGACAGTTAATATTGTTGGAGTATTATCAATTAAAGTATTAACAACGAATATTACTGGGCATTTTGCTTTTTTTTCTGAAGAAGTAGTGCTGAAAGATTATTATGCAGCTGTTGTCTACCTATTATTTATTGCATGTTTTTTGCTAGGAGCTTTCTGTTCGAGCCTTCTGGTAGAATTTGTATCCGGGTTCAGAAAAATACGATCTCATCTTATTCCTTTACTGATAGAAATTTTTATTTTGTGCTTCATTGGACTATCAGCTGATTTAAAAATAGCAATCAGTCCGAATACAATTGCTTGTCTTTTACTTTTTGCAATGGGATTGCAGAATTCTTTAGTTACAAGAGTATCTCAATCAGTTGTAAGAACGACACATCTTACAGGTATTTTCACTGACTTAGGGATTGAAATGTCGAAATTGTTTTTTTACCGTAAGGGAATTGTATACAACCACCTAAAAAAAAGTATTATGTTAAAAATTGTAATTGTACTATGTTTCTTTTCAGGAGGTGTAACAGGAGGTTTTATTTACGAAGCCTTTCGTTTAAATACATTATTGTTTTCTGTAGGCGTACTTTTTTTCGTCATCTGGTACGATAGAATATTATATAGATATTATGTGCTAAAAAGAAAATTAAGATGA
- a CDS encoding PLP-dependent cysteine synthase family protein, which produces MSNVYDNILGLIGNTPMVKLNTVTKDIPATVYAKLESYNPGHSTKDRIALHIIENAEKKGLLKEDSVVVETTSGNTGFSIAMVCIIKGYKCILAVSDKIKPEKIAYLKALGATVYICPANVPADDPRSYYEVAKRIASETPNSVYINQYFNELNIDAHYQTTGPEIWEQTGGKITHLFACTGTGGTLSGSAKFLKEKNPDIKVIGVDADGSILKSYHETGEIHKEDVHPYQIEGMGKNLIPSALLFDKIDEFVRVNDEMSAYRTREIALKEAIMGGYTTGAVTQALMQYAQSHEFSENDIVVLIYPDHGSRYITKVYSDKWMAEQGFVNNCVHNYNEVSKIEFIK; this is translated from the coding sequence ATGAGTAATGTTTACGATAATATCCTTGGCCTAATAGGAAACACTCCTATGGTGAAGCTTAATACTGTTACAAAAGATATTCCTGCAACCGTTTATGCCAAGTTAGAATCATATAATCCTGGACATTCCACTAAAGATAGAATTGCACTTCACATTATAGAAAACGCTGAGAAAAAAGGCTTATTAAAAGAAGATTCTGTAGTTGTAGAAACTACTTCCGGAAATACAGGTTTTTCTATTGCAATGGTCTGCATCATTAAAGGATATAAATGTATACTTGCTGTAAGTGATAAGATAAAGCCGGAAAAAATAGCTTATCTGAAAGCACTTGGAGCTACAGTTTATATATGTCCTGCCAATGTTCCAGCAGATGATCCAAGATCTTATTATGAAGTTGCTAAAAGAATCGCTTCAGAAACACCAAATTCAGTTTACATCAATCAGTATTTTAATGAGCTAAATATTGATGCCCATTACCAAACTACCGGACCTGAAATTTGGGAGCAGACAGGAGGTAAGATCACTCACCTTTTTGCCTGCACTGGAACTGGTGGAACTTTATCGGGATCAGCAAAATTCTTGAAAGAGAAAAACCCTGATATCAAGGTGATCGGTGTTGATGCCGATGGTTCTATTCTCAAAAGCTATCATGAGACAGGTGAGATTCATAAAGAAGATGTTCACCCTTATCAGATCGAAGGAATGGGAAAAAATTTAATCCCTTCTGCCCTGCTTTTTGATAAAATAGATGAATTTGTAAGAGTAAACGATGAAATGTCTGCTTACAGAACCCGTGAAATAGCTTTAAAAGAGGCAATTATGGGAGGTTATACTACAGGAGCAGTTACTCAGGCATTAATGCAATATGCACAATCTCATGAGTTTTCTGAAAACGATATCGTTGTTTTAATATATCCTGATCATGGTTCAAGATACATTACCAAAGTGTATAGCGACAAATGGATGGCAGAACAGGGATTCGTCAACAACTGTGTTCATAATTATAACGAAGTATCGAAAATAGAATTCATTAAATAA
- a CDS encoding Crp/Fnr family transcriptional regulator translates to MISKFIFNNQYLFNELPEYDKNLLVTAMKSKNYRNHEAIFTDGTKPTGIYYLNEGKIKKYKVDNDGREQIIYIYSSGEFFGYSAILSNETYGDTTLTLENSVISFISKEDFLHILDQSSVFSRLLLKSLSHEFSVMANLMAVLSHRTVRERAALSLLILHDKYTSNESKENVFITLSRIDLANMVGTARETLARILNDFKQEKLIKIEGRKIRLINIEQLVRIANF, encoded by the coding sequence ATGATTTCAAAATTTATTTTTAATAATCAATATCTTTTTAACGAGCTTCCTGAGTATGATAAAAATTTACTCGTCACTGCGATGAAAAGTAAAAACTACCGTAATCATGAAGCTATATTTACAGACGGTACAAAACCCACCGGTATTTACTATTTAAATGAAGGTAAAATAAAGAAGTACAAGGTAGATAATGATGGCAGAGAGCAAATTATTTACATTTACAGTTCGGGGGAATTTTTCGGATATTCTGCTATTTTAAGTAATGAGACTTATGGAGATACCACATTAACCCTTGAAAATTCTGTAATCTCATTTATTTCAAAAGAGGATTTCTTACACATCCTTGATCAGTCATCAGTTTTTTCAAGACTATTACTAAAGTCCCTTAGTCACGAGTTTAGTGTCATGGCCAACCTCATGGCTGTATTATCACATCGAACCGTTAGAGAACGGGCCGCTCTCAGCTTATTGATCCTTCATGATAAATATACATCTAACGAGTCCAAGGAAAATGTTTTTATCACGCTATCCCGAATTGATCTAGCCAATATGGTGGGAACTGCAAGAGAAACATTAGCCCGTATTCTCAATGATTTCAAGCAGGAAAAACTAATCAAAATTGAAGGACGTAAAATTCGTTTAATCAATATTGAACAATTAGTCCGTATTGCCAATTTTTAA
- a CDS encoding DUF3570 domain-containing protein, with amino-acid sequence MKKIIISIFALFGIFNAKAQENSNNEQPKKLSFDEANLVSSYYKQDGNNSAVTGGIGTEKLTDISNTIDVTMVKYDKKARKNKFNFSVGIDHYTSASSDMIDLKANSSASRADNRIYPALSWSRENDTKGTTLMAGVSFSTEFDYQSYGANIGFSQKTKNRMGEFTAKFQAYLDQVKLIAPIELRTNGSTGGEHENYGTSGRNTFALSLSYSQIINQNFQVEFLADGVQQTGYLSLPFHRVYFADNSVHQEALPDKRFKIPLGVRANYFLGDKVILRAYYRYYTDDWGLKSNTFSLETPVKISPFVSVSPFYRYYSQTAAKYFAPYQQHTAFDDFYTSNYDLSKFDSHFYGAGIRISPKNGLFGVERLNMLEIRYGHYTKSVGMKSDIISLNLRFK; translated from the coding sequence ATGAAAAAAATTATAATAAGCATTTTCGCTCTTTTCGGAATTTTCAACGCAAAAGCACAGGAAAACTCAAATAATGAACAGCCTAAAAAGCTTAGTTTTGATGAAGCTAATTTGGTGTCCAGTTATTATAAGCAGGATGGAAATAACTCGGCGGTTACGGGCGGAATAGGAACAGAAAAATTAACTGACATTTCTAATACCATTGATGTAACAATGGTAAAATATGATAAAAAAGCCAGAAAAAATAAATTTAATTTCAGCGTGGGGATAGATCATTATACATCTGCTTCTTCCGATATGATAGATTTAAAGGCCAATTCATCCGCTTCCCGTGCAGACAATAGAATTTATCCTGCTCTTAGCTGGAGTCGGGAAAATGATACGAAGGGAACCACTTTAATGGCTGGAGTTTCGTTTTCAACAGAGTTTGATTATCAGTCTTATGGCGCCAATATCGGCTTTTCGCAAAAAACAAAAAATAGAATGGGAGAGTTTACAGCGAAATTTCAGGCTTATCTCGATCAGGTAAAACTGATTGCCCCGATTGAGCTTAGAACAAATGGAAGCACAGGAGGGGAACACGAAAACTACGGAACCAGCGGAAGAAATACTTTTGCACTGTCCCTGTCTTATTCACAGATCATTAACCAGAATTTTCAGGTTGAATTTTTGGCGGATGGAGTTCAGCAGACAGGATATTTAAGTTTGCCTTTCCATCGTGTTTACTTTGCGGACAATTCAGTTCATCAGGAAGCTTTGCCTGATAAACGATTTAAAATTCCTTTGGGGGTAAGAGCGAATTATTTCCTGGGGGATAAAGTTATTCTGAGAGCGTATTATCGTTATTATACCGACGATTGGGGGTTGAAGTCCAATACATTCAGCCTGGAAACACCGGTGAAAATTTCGCCTTTTGTTTCGGTAAGTCCGTTTTACAGATATTATTCTCAGACAGCAGCTAAATATTTTGCGCCTTATCAGCAGCATACTGCTTTTGATGACTTTTATACGAGTAATTACGATCTTTCAAAATTTGACAGTCACTTTTATGGAGCAGGAATCAGAATCAGTCCGAAAAATGGTTTATTTGGAGTGGAAAGGCTGAATATGCTGGAAATCAGATATGGGCATTATACAAAATCTGTTGGAATGAAATCAGATATTATTTCATTAAACCTGAGATTCAAATAA
- a CDS encoding DUF4266 domain-containing protein, with amino-acid sequence MKNFIKIIITGFFIFLVGSMHSCTTVKEYEKNKLNDAEMVLGNRTIEKTELSFQSYREGSSGANAGKVGGGCGCN; translated from the coding sequence ATGAAAAATTTTATAAAAATAATAATAACAGGCTTTTTTATTTTCCTGGTTGGTTCGATGCATTCTTGCACAACCGTAAAAGAATATGAAAAAAATAAACTTAATGATGCTGAAATGGTGTTGGGAAACAGAACCATTGAAAAAACAGAACTCAGCTTTCAATCTTACAGAGAAGGTTCTTCGGGAGCTAATGCAGGGAAAGTAGGAGGCGGATGCGGCTGTAATTAA
- a CDS encoding FAD:protein FMN transferase encodes MLREFKRSQKLMGNAFEITVVSDNENLANQHIDAAIDEIRRIERLLTTFNDESQTHFINKNAGIKPVKVDGEIFGLIERSLRISKITDGYFDISYGGIDKSFWNFDRQMQQLPDPELIKKHLKLVNYHNIILDHHNQTVFLKEKGMRIGFGGIGKGYAAEMAKRLLQNRGVESGIVNASGDLTAWGNQADGKPWTVGIADPDNAGKPFSYMNITDMAVATSGNYEKFVVINGKKYSHTINPKTGMPVSGVKSVTIFCPNAEIADAMATPVSIMGIDASLNMVNQINHLECIIIDDQDNIYSSQNINLK; translated from the coding sequence ATGTTGAGAGAGTTCAAAAGATCTCAGAAATTAATGGGGAACGCTTTTGAAATTACCGTTGTAAGTGACAATGAAAATTTGGCTAATCAGCATATTGATGCAGCTATTGACGAAATTCGGAGGATTGAAAGACTTTTAACTACTTTCAACGACGAAAGCCAAACCCATTTTATCAATAAAAACGCAGGGATAAAGCCTGTGAAAGTAGATGGGGAAATCTTTGGTTTAATTGAAAGAAGTTTGAGAATCAGTAAAATTACAGACGGATATTTTGATATTTCTTACGGTGGAATCGACAAAAGCTTCTGGAATTTTGACCGGCAGATGCAACAGCTTCCTGATCCTGAACTGATCAAAAAACATCTGAAATTGGTTAATTATCATAACATCATTCTTGACCATCACAATCAAACAGTTTTCCTGAAAGAAAAAGGAATGAGAATAGGTTTTGGGGGAATTGGGAAAGGCTATGCAGCGGAGATGGCAAAAAGACTTCTTCAGAATAGAGGTGTAGAATCAGGAATTGTAAATGCATCAGGGGATTTAACAGCCTGGGGAAATCAGGCAGACGGAAAACCTTGGACGGTTGGAATTGCTGATCCTGATAACGCCGGAAAGCCATTTTCTTACATGAATATTACTGATATGGCGGTAGCAACATCTGGGAATTACGAAAAATTCGTGGTCATCAATGGGAAAAAATATTCTCATACCATTAATCCCAAAACAGGAATGCCTGTTTCGGGGGTGAAAAGTGTTACCATCTTTTGTCCTAATGCAGAAATTGCTGATGCAATGGCAACTCCTGTAAGCATTATGGGAATTGATGCGTCACTTAATATGGTAAACCAGATCAATCATCTGGAATGCATCATTATCGATGATCAGGACAATATATATTCCTCTCAAAATATTAATTTAAAATGA
- a CDS encoding thioredoxin family protein, translating to MKTLFSAILMVVFAVGIHAQSRLESAKKLASQNKELILLNFSGSDWCIPCIKLHKNIIETDEFKKLETENIAVYINADFPRNKKNQLSPELKKENASLADQYNPKGLFPYTLLLNSEGKVLKSWEGLPSENALAFIKEVRDIKENQNK from the coding sequence ATGAAAACACTATTTTCAGCCATATTAATGGTTGTATTCGCTGTTGGCATTCACGCACAGAGTCGTTTGGAAAGTGCCAAAAAACTGGCGTCCCAAAATAAAGAACTTATTTTACTGAACTTTTCAGGTTCAGATTGGTGTATTCCATGCATCAAACTTCATAAAAATATCATTGAAACCGATGAATTTAAAAAGCTGGAAACAGAAAATATCGCTGTTTACATCAATGCAGATTTTCCAAGAAACAAAAAGAATCAGCTTTCTCCGGAATTGAAAAAAGAAAATGCATCGCTTGCTGATCAATATAATCCGAAAGGACTTTTTCCTTACACCCTTTTATTGAATTCAGAGGGAAAGGTTTTGAAAAGCTGGGAGGGACTTCCATCTGAAAATGCTTTAGCTTTCATTAAAGAAGTACGGGATATTAAAGAAAACCAAAATAAATAA